The Canis lupus familiaris isolate Mischka breed German Shepherd chromosome 14, alternate assembly UU_Cfam_GSD_1.0, whole genome shotgun sequence genome window below encodes:
- the OR13G1 gene encoding olfactory receptor 13G1, whose protein sequence is MNKSIVTEFLILGFTQKPELQRALFIVFLLIYLVALLGNALIVIAIICNTTLHTPMYVFLLALAIVDIICTTSIIPKMLGTMLTTGRSISYESCMSQLFFFTWSLGAEMVLFTTMAYDRYVAICFPLRYRTMMNPHMCVALLGITMVIAVTNSWVHTGLILRLTFCGPNIIDHFFCEIPPLLSLSCSPVRINEVMVYVADITLAIGDFTLTCISYGFIIAAILRIHTAEGKRKAFSTCSSHLIVVSLYYSPVIYTYIRPASSYSFERDKVITALYTLVTPTLNPIVYSFRNKEMQTGIQKVFAFLRH, encoded by the coding sequence GGAATTTTTGATTCTGGGCTTCACCCAAAAACCTGAACTGCAAAGAGCTCTCTTCATTGTCTTTCTCCTCATCTACCTTGTGGCCTTACTTGGCAATGCACTGATTGTCATTGCCATAATCTGTAACACCACCTTGCATACACCCATGTATGTTTTCCTTCTGGCACTGGCTATTGTGGATATCATCTGCACAACAAGCATTATACCCAAGATGCTGGGGACCATGCTAACAACGGGAAGGAGTATTTCCTATGAAAGCTGCATGTCACAGCTCTTCTTCTTCACGTGGTCCCTGGGGGCCGAGATGGTTCTCTTCACCAcaatggcctatgaccgctatgtggccatctgtttCCCTCTTCGCTACAGAACTATGATGAACCCCCATATGTGTGTGGCCTTGCTTGGCATTACCATGGTGATTGCTGTAACCAATTCCTGGGTACACACTGGTCTTATCCTGAGGCTGACTTTCTGTGGGCCAAATATCATTGACCACTTCTTCTGTGAGATACCTCCACTTCTGTCTTTGTCCTGCAGCCCTGTGAGGATCAATGAGGTGATGGTGTATGTTGCTGATATTACCCTGGCCATAGGTGACTTCACGCTCACCTGCATCTCCTATGGTTTCATCATTGCTGCCATTCTCCGCATCCACACGGCAGAAGGCAAGAGGAAGGCTTTCTCAACATGTTCATCCCACCTCATAGTGGTGTCCCTTTACTACTCTCCTGTGATCTACACCTATATCCGCCCTGCTTCTAGCTACTCATTTGAAAGGGACAAGGTGATAACTGCACTCTATACTCTCGTGACCCCAACATTAAACCCAATTGTGTATAGTTTCCGAAATAAGGAGATGCAGACAGGGATTCAGAAGGTATTTGCATTTCTGAGACATTAG